A window of Oncorhynchus tshawytscha isolate Ot180627B linkage group LG10, Otsh_v2.0, whole genome shotgun sequence contains these coding sequences:
- the LOC112260669 gene encoding guanine nucleotide-binding protein G(I)/G(S)/G(O) subunit gamma-5, translating into MCDQLFDLSPLLFYKIAKMSGSSNLVAMKKVVQQLRFEASINRVKVSQAAADLQQFCMQNALQDPLLTGVSSSTNPFRPQKVCSFL; encoded by the exons ATGTGTGATCAACTATTCGATTTGTCTCCGCTTCTTTTCTACAAAATAGCAAAGATGTCTGGCTCATCAAATCTCGTTGCGATGAAGAAAGTTGTTCAGCAGCTGCGTTTTGAAGCGAGCATCAACAGAGTGAAG GTGTCCCAGGCAGCAGCAGACCTTCAGCAGTTCTGCATGCAGAATGCCCTCCAGGACCCCCTACTCACTGGGGTCTCCTCCAGCACCAACCCCTTCAGACCACAGAAGGTGTGCTCCTTCTTGTGA
- the LOC112260670 gene encoding afadin- and alpha-actinin-binding protein: MTMSPSWHHNNLPTMHSSTMPLSKSSYNVLSAFCTEDNVPRCISYINQEMDSLGFSSACIEASSTEVSGGLNTVPALNSMYELLQMQRRSQHCLQEQEAESLKSSSALEHLQITNSRLKDQLELSKRETSGLHEAERQLQLKIKTLQNCLKTEKDEVQKLQSIIASRASQYSHDAKRKERESTKLKERLNQLLVEKRDKKLAIDVLNYLGRADGKRSQWKTGKVEARHEGEMYRSLLSDYEVRHRALMLENVELKKVLQQMKREMVSILSPSPRKPCSSFRDHVEDSLELSTRSPLRDSTAGSDRDKEVGDCSRETLDQSCEHAREQLTNSIRQQWRRLKSHMERLDSQASLVQQSQQRAGKELVPRQIHEEEMERMRLEVQQCKDFIQTQQQLLQQQLNSPCYDDETAALLNDCYTLEEKERLKEEWRLFDEQRKNFERERENFTEAAIRLGYEKKAFEEDRASWLKNQFLNMTPFVDRKRHSASETQHALSTSSEPDMRIPSTPARLTKSRTYTAFSTPKAVAGMPSTADLYHTLRLIPDSSSSSRGSSKRGSWQESNIIHSREDSRVRSRDRYGGGDCCSIFSLGLEENSLT, from the exons ATGACTATGTCCCCCTCGTGGCATCATAACAACCTACCTACAATGCACTCCTCCACCATGCCACTGTCCAAGAGTTCCTACAATGTGTTAAGTGCCTTCTGCACTGAGGACAATGTTCCCCGGTGTATCTCTTACATTAATCAG GAGATGGACTCTCTGGGGTTCTCCTCTGCATGTATTGAGGCCAGCTCAACAGAGGTAAGCGGGGGGCTGAACACTGTGCCAGCCCTGAACAGCATGTATGAGCTGCTCCAGATGCAGCGCCGCAGCCAACACTGCCTGCAGGAGCAGGAGGCGGAGAGTCTGAAGAGCTCCAGCGCCCTGGAACACCTGCAGATCACCAACTCCAGACTCAAG GATCAGCTGGAGCTCTCTAAAAGAGAGACGTCAGGACTGCACGAGGCAGAGAGGCAGCTGCAACTCAAAATCAAGACTCTGCAGAACTGCCTTAAAACTGAAAAAGATGAG GTGCAGAAGCTCCAGAGCATCATCGCCAGCAGAGCCTCTCAGTACAGCCATGATgccaagaggaaggagagggagagcaccaAACTCAAAGAACGCCTCAACCAGCTACTGGTGGAAAAGAGGGATAAGAAACTTG CGATTGACGTATTGAACTACTTGGGACGGGCTGATGGGAAGAGAAGCCAATGGAAGACTGGAAAGGTCGAGGCCAG ACATGAGGGGGAGATGTACAGGTCCCTGCTGAGTGACTATGAGGTTCGTCATAGAGCCCTGATGCTGGAGAACGTTGAGTTGAAGAAGGTGCTGCAGCAGATGAAGCGGGAGATGGTGTCCATTCTGAGTCCTAGTCCTAGGAAACCATGCTCCAGCTTCAGAGACCATGTGGAAGACAGCCTAGAACTGAGTACCAGAAGTCCCCTACGTGAcagtaca GCCGGCTCCGACAGGGATAAGGAGGTTGGCGACTGCAGTAGAGAGACCCTGGACCAGTCATGTGAACACGCCCGGGAGCAGCTGACCAATAGCATCCGGCAGCAATGGAGGAGACTGAAGAGCCACATGGAGAGACTGGACAGCCAGG CCTCCCTGGTGCAGCAGAGCCAGCAGCGTGCTGGTAAAGAGCTGGTCCCCAGACagatccatgaggaggagatggagaggatgagACTGGAGGTCCAGCAGTGTAAAGATTTCATCCAGACACAGCAGCAGCTCCTACAG cagcagttaAACTCTCCCTGCTATGATGATGAGACTGCTGCTCTTCTGAATGACTGCTACACTCTGGAGGAGAAGGAGCGTCTCAAAGAGGAGTGGAGGCTCTTTGACGAGCAAAGGAAGAActttgagagggagagggagaacttCACTGAAGCTGCCATTCGCCTCGGATATGAG AAAAAGGCTTTCGAGGAAGACCGTGCCTCGTGGCTCAAGAATCAGTTCTTGAACATGACTCCATTTGTGGACCGAAAAAGACATTCTGCATCAGAAACTCAACATGCCTTATCAACTA GTAGTGAGCCCGATATGAGGATCCCCTCCACTCCAGCCAGGCTGACCAAATCCCGGACGTACACTGCGTTCTCCACTCCTAAAGCTGTCGCTGGCATGCCCTCCACAGCTGATCTCTACCACACACTACGCCTCATACCAGACAGCAGCAG CTCTTCCAGAGGCAGTTCAAAACGAGGGAGCTGGCAGGAGTCCAACATCATCCATAGTAGAGAAGATTCTCGGGTCAGGTCCAGGGACAGATACGGAGGTGGAGACTGCTGCAGTATCTTCTCGCTAGGGTTAGAGGAAAACAGCCTCACCTGA
- the bcl10 gene encoding B-cell lymphoma/leukemia 10, whose protein sequence is MDVPHLTEDEMADIKKEVLTRLRPYLCDKIRVDRHFDYLRSRKILTRDDTEEISCRSTQSKRTGMLLDYLAENPRGLDALVESIQQGRTLNFIITKITDEVQKVKNERIEALRAGASSSSSGFLPTQDISRAAKDLSRTLSYETNLASTMPYNGEGSPSTSDALRSLNLPAASSQGKEVSSSMGGDSMVASSSQASSKLPRPGDPGAPHLPQEALSNMDAGPHRSTAISGGDANFQPLRSRSIPSTSYRDLSPRPPPKSY, encoded by the exons ATGGATGTTCCTCACCTGACAGAAGATGAAATGGCAGATATTAAAAAGGAG GTCCTAACGAGGCTGCGACCGTACCTCTGTGACAAGATCCGGGTCGACCGCCATTTTGACTACCTGCGCTCGCGCAAGATCCTTACGCGGGACGACACAGAGGAGATCAGCTGCAGGAGCACGCAGAGTAAACGGACAGGCATGCTGCTGGACTACCTGGCTGAGAACCCTCGGGGGCTGGACGCCCTGGTCGAGTCCATCCAGCAAGGACGTACCCTCAACTTCATCATCACCAAGATCACTGATGAGGTGCAGAAAGTGAAGAATGAGAGGATAGAGGCTCTCAGAG CAGGGGCATCCAGTTCCTCCTCGGGCTTCCTGCCAACCCAGGACATATCCAGGGCCGCTAAAGACCTGTCCAGGACCCTGTCATATGAGACCAACCTGGCATCCACCATGCCGTACAACGGAGAAGGGAGCCCATCCACCTCTGACGCCCTAAGATCCCTCAACCTGCCCGCTGCCTCCAGCCAAGGGAAGGAGGTGTCATCATCCATGGGAGGAGATAGCATGGTTGCGTCTTCATCCCAGGCCTCGTCCAAACTGCCCAGGCCTGGAGACCCAGGAGCTCCTCACCTGCCACAGGAGGCCTTATCTAACATGGATGCTGGACCACACAGGAGCACAGCGATCAGCGGAGGGGACGCCAACTTCCAGCCCCTGAGGTCACGCTCCATCCCCTCCACATCATACAGGGACCTCTCGCCTCGGCCCCCACCGAAATCTTACTGA